A DNA window from Alligator mississippiensis isolate rAllMis1 chromosome 11, rAllMis1, whole genome shotgun sequence contains the following coding sequences:
- the LOC132243910 gene encoding antigen-presenting glycoprotein CD1d-like, giving the protein MQQLPLLLPGLFVAWGALLAFPMSSSMPSLPPPMEPQILRLLVTMVFHDTTRATDTQGTALLGDVPTHVMDCGTCPIRFHQPWAHQGLSPEQWRDLEKAMHLAVVLTTQTIVSLVQGTSVSFPFVIQILMGCEVLPNGTSHSFYLSTRDRHDLVRFDLATGEWVAAPGDEMAQRVCHSFSQDRGTSSRLRFLLQNTCVTEILSFSYYGKEALKRQECPVAVVFARQSPVVAELPLLLVCRVTGFYPRPIRVTWLQDGEEVTPGPGLNSSGLLPNADLTYQLRIVLAIDPGAGHSYACRVEHSSLGHQGLIVYWGPGGHWAVGLAVGIAISLLAAAGLAAVLWWMRHRSTWSEQRNSMGL; this is encoded by the exons ATGCAGcagcttcctctcctcctccctggccTCTTTGTGGCATGGGGGGCCCTGCTCG CCTTCCCCATGTCATCCTCCATGCCCTCCTTGCCACCCCCCATGGAACCCCAGATCCTTCGGCTGCTGGTGACCATGGTCTTCCATGACACCACCAGAGCAACTGACACCCAGGGCACTGCGCTGCTGGGCGATGTCCCTACCCATGTCATGGACTGTGGTACCTGCCCCATTCGCTTCCACCAGCCCTGGGCCCATCAGGGGCTGTCTCCTGAGCAGTGGCGTGACCTGGAGAAAGCTATGCATCTCGCTGTGGTGCTTACAACTCAGACAATTGTCTCCTTGGTGCAAGGGACTAGCGTGAGCT TCCCGTTTGTGATCCAGATCCTCATGGGCTGTGAGGTCCTTCCCAACGGCACCTCCCACAGCTTTTACCTGAGCACGCGGGACAGGCACGACTTGGTGAGGTTTGACCTGGCCACGGGTGAGTGGGTGGCCGCACCAGGGGATGAGATGGCCCAGCGGGTTTGCCATAGCTTCAGCCAGGACCGGGGCACATCAAGCCGGCTGCGGTTCCTGCTCCAGAACACCTGTGTCACTGAGATCCTGAGCTTTTCCTACTATGGGAAGGAGGCACTGAAGAGGCAGG AATGCCCGGTGGCCGTGGTGTTTGCCCGGCAGTCTCCTGTTGTTGCAGAGCTCCCACTTCTGCTGGTTTGCCGGGTCACTGGCTTCTACCCACGGCCCATTCGCGTGACCTGGCTGCAGGACGGTGAGGAGGTGACTCCAGGCCCCGGGCTCAACTCCAGCGGCCTTCTGCCCAATGCCGACCTGACCTACCAGCTGCGCATTGTCCTGGCCATTGACCCAGGAGCTGGGCACAGCTATGCCTGCCGTGTggagcacagcagcctggggcaCCAAGGCCTCATTGTGTATTGGG GGCCTGGAGGGCACTGGGCAGTGGGCCTGGCTGTGGGCATTGCCATTTcattgctggctgcagcaggtttGGCCGCTGTCCTGTGGTGGATGAGACACC GATCCACGTGGTCAGAGCAGAGAAACAGTATGGGACTGTAG
- the LOC106739066 gene encoding antigen-presenting glycoprotein CD1d yields MRVAPQSMLPPLFLLLLLAWTGAASPPVPTGSGSLHLQQTTIFQERGKAEVWGLALVGDVETHTLDCATCPIRFLQPWVQSAISPEHWHDLELLIHLYLADFIHQVNVWVQQEGLRYPFVTQCSVGCELLPSGASRGAYNASLGGEDLVSFSSGKWVAQRQDKLALHVRDSLNRDKGTTDRLENLLNHTCIQDLQILLRNGKEVLERQERPVAVVFAQQPPAASELPLLLVCRVTGFYPRLIHVAWLRDGEELPPGPGINSTGLLPNADLTYQLRSVLVMDPGAGHRYACHVEHSSLGGHSLVIPWGRCRAALGIGRWGDALSTGNRTDPSGGIICYLWPAPGPYPHVPGLCVVGSPLRD; encoded by the exons ATGAGAGTTGCTCCCCAGAGCATGCTgcctcctctcttcctcctcctcctccttgcctggACAGGGGCAG CCTCCCCACCAGTGCCTACAGGAtctggcagcctgcatctgcagcAGACCACCATCTTCCAGGAACGTGGCAAGGCAGAAGTGTGGGGGCTGGCACTGGTGGGGGATGTGGAGACCCACACCCTGGACTGCGCTACCTGCCCCATCCGCTTCCTCCAGCCCTGGGTGCAGAGCGCCATCAGCCCTGAGCACTGGCATGACCTGGAGCTGCTGATCCACCTGTACCTGGCCGACTTCATCCACCAGGTCAATGTGTGGGTACAGCAGGAGGGCTTACGCT ACCCCTTCGTGACCCAGTGCTCTGTGGGCTGTGAGCTCCTGCCCAGCGGTGCATCACGGGGCGCTTACAACGCCAGCcttgggggtgaggacctggTTAGCTTCTCCTCAGGCAAGTGGGTAGCTCAGCGGCAGGACAAGCTGGCGCTTCATGTGCGGGACAGCCTGAACCGTGACAAGGGCACAACTGACAGACTGGAAAACTTACTTAACCACACCTGCATCCAGGACCTGCAGATTCTGCTCCGCAATGGGAAGGAGGTGCTGGAGAGGCAGG AACGCCCAGTGGCCGTGGTGTTtgcccagcagcctcctgctgcctcagagctccccctgctgctggttTGCCGGGTCACTGGCTTCTACCCACGTCTCATCCATGTGGCCTGGCTACGGGATGGTGAGGAGTTGCCTCCAGGCCCGGGGATCAACTCCACTGGCCTCCTACCCAACGCAGACCTGACCTACCAGCTGCGCAGTGTCCTGGTCATGGACCCAGGTGCTGGGCACCGCTATGCCTGTCATGTggagcacagcagcctggggGGCCACAGCCTCGTCATACCCTGGGGTAGgtgcagggcagcactgggcattGGGAGATGGGGGGATGCTCTCAGCACTGGGAACAGGACAGATCCCTCTGGAGGCATCATCTGCTACCTgtggccagctccaggcccctacCCTCATGTGCCTGGCTTGTGTGTAGTAGGTTCCCCACTCAGGGACTGA